In Fibrobacter sp. UWP2, the sequence ACTTTGCCAAGACGGCAACGCCCTCCCGCAAAAAGTCCTCGCCATGGTCGGCGAAAGCCTACCGGTATACATCTCCATCGACAAGGATGTGCTCTGCGAAAAAGATGCCGTCACCAACTGGGACCAGGGCTCGCTGGATGTCGCGACTCTCAAAAAAATCATCGCCGGCCTCGCCACAAGCCACAAAATCATCGGTGTAGACATCTGCGGCGAACGCGCCCGCGACTTTGCAGGCGACGAGTACCACACAGTGCAAGAAGCGGACTCCCTGAACGACCGCATAAACCGCGAATTGATAGAGTTTTTGCAGAACTTTCTGCAGTAAACGGATAAAAAAATCTATTTTTGCACGCAGAACTTAAACTCGGGACAAGCCCCGAATAACGAAGAAATAAAATCATGGATATCAACGAACTCGCTCAAAAGCACATCTTAAACCAGCCGCTCTACGTGACCGGCAAGCCCATCGCCTACACCGCCCGCGAATTCGGCCTCGACCCGAAAGACATCGACAAACTCGCGAGCAACGAGAACCCGTTCGGCCCGAGCCCGAAGGGCATGGATGAAGCCCGCAAGGCCCTGGAAGAAATCAACCTCTACCCGGATGGCGGTTCTTACGACCTCATCGGAAAGATTGCAGAGTTCCGTGGCGTGAAGCGCGAACAGATTGCCGTGGGTAACGGCAGCAACGAGCTCCTGGACATGATTGCCCAGGTGTTCCTCGGCCCCGGCACCGAAGCCGTGATGGGCAAGCACAGCTTTGCCGTCTACAAGCTCGCCACCATGGCAATGAACGCGAAGATTATCGAAGTCGACATGCCGGCCCCGGCCTACAACTACGACCTCAAGGCCATGCGCGCCGCCGTGAACGAGAAGACCCGCATCGTGTTCCTCGCGAACCCGAACAACCCGACGGGCTCCGACCTCACCGCCAAGGAAATCATTGACTTCGCCGACAGCCTCCCCGAGACCTGCGTGCTCGTGATGGACGAAGCCTACACCGAATTTATCGAAGACACGCCGGAACTGGTCCCGGATTTCAACAGCCGCATCGCCGAAGGCAGGAACATCATCTGCTGCCGTACGTTCAGCAAGATCTACGGTCTCGCCGGGCTGCGCGTGGGCTACTGCATCACCCGCCCCGAAATCGTGAACCTCATCAATCGCGTGCGTGAGCCGTTCAACGTGAACAGCATCGCCCAGGCCGCCGCCATCGGCGCCATCGACGACCAGGAATACGTGAACAAGGTCCGCGAGCTCAACAAGAAGGGCCTCGACCAGCTCAAGGCCGGTTTCAAGGAACTGGGCCTCGCCTACGTGGACAGCCACGCGAACTTCATCGCCGTCAGCGGTTTCAAGGACCCGATGGACGCGTTCAAGTTCCTGCAGGCCAAGGGCACCATCATCCGTCCGCAGCCTGCGATGGGCGACGTGCTCCGCATTACCGTGGGCACCGAACCGCAGAACAAGAAATGCCTCGCCAATATAAAGGCATACCTGGGCAAGTAAACCGCGGGGAGAAACCTCACGGGGTTGCACGCGTCATCTCGAAGCGCGGCTTTTGCAGCCGTAGCGTAGCAGAAAACCTGGTCCGCGAGGGCCGGGTTTCTTTGCGTGGTAAAATCGTGCTCGACCCCGACACGCCCGCATTCGAGAACGACGAAATCTCAGTGGACGGGAAGCTTATCGAGGTCGCCCAGAAATTCTACTTCGCGATGAACAAGCCGCGCGGCATCGTCACCACCGCAAGCGACGAGAAGGGCCGCAGGACCGTGATGGACTTGTTCCGCGAGCAATACGCCAAGATGTTCCCCGGCAGGCCCGTGCCGCACATATCGCCGGTGGGCCGCCTTGATGCCGCCAGCGAAGGATTGTTGCTGTTTACGAACGACACGCAATGGGCCGACGCACTGCTAGCCCCGCGCGACCCGAGTTCCCACTTGAAAATCTACCGCGTGCAGGTCGCGAGTAAGCCCTCCGCCGCCGAGCTCAAACAGATGGAAGACGGTTTCAACGTACCGCCCCGCGTCTTCGGCGAAAAGGAAGAATTCATGCATGCCGAGCGCGCCGTGCTCCATAGCGAAGGCGAAAAGAACTGCTGGCTCGAAATCACGCTATCCGAAGGCAAGAACCGCGAAATCCGCCGCATGCTCGCCCACCTCGGCTACGAAGTCATGCGGCTCATGCGCATCCAGTTCGACAAGTACACCCTCGGCAATTTGAAACCCGGCGAAATCCGAGAAATAAACTAAATCAAATCTCTGTTCAACAGCTCGCCGTGGTCAAGCACCAGACGGCGGAAAGGGCTGTTCAGGTAAAAGTCCGGGTTATGCGTCGCCATCACGACCGTCGTTCCGCGGGCATTGATTTCCTTGAAAATACTGAATACCTCTTCTGCGTTTTTCGGGTCAAGGTTACCAGTCGGTTCGTCCGCAAGCAACAGGTAAGGGTTGTGCACCATCGCACGCGCAATCGCCACGCGCTGCTGTTCACCGCCCGAGAGCGTGTAGGGCATGGCGAACCGCTTTTGGCTAATGCCCACGAGGGCGAGCGCGTCAAAGACCGCGGCGTTAATCTTGGAGCTGGGAGTCCCCACAATGCGGAGCGCGAGAGCCACGTTCTCGAAAACATTGCGATCCGGCAGCAGCTTAAAATCCTGGAAGATGATACCCATCTTGCGGCGAAAACCCTGGATCTTGGAATCCGGGGAATTCTTGCTGTCGTAAACGTCGTCACCGCTGAACTTCACCATGACTTGGCCGCCGCGTTCCACGTCAGGGCGTTCGTCCATATAAATGAGCTTGAGCACCGTCGACTTGCCGGCGCCCGAATGACCCGTAAGGAACACAAACTCACCCTTGTTAATACGGAAGGTGACGTTGTTGAGCGCCTTCCAGTTGTCCTCGTAGGACTTGGTAACGTGGGTGAAGTGGATCATGGTCCGCAAGGCCTCTACAAAAGCGGTTTATTCCGTCATGCGGATTTCGACGTGGACTTCCTGGCGCCATTTTTTCACGAGAGCCTTGAGTTTCTCGTTTTCCAGGTGGTTTGCGGCAAGGTTCTCAATTTTGCCGTAATCCTCTTCCATGGTGAGCTCGCGAATCTGGCGGGCGTCGTCGAGGCGGAACAAGTGGTAGTTGCCGTCGATGAGCACCGGTTCCGAGACCTCGCCCACGTTCAGGTTCGCGACCGGGTCGACGTAAGCGGGTTCCATCTCGTTTTTCTGGTACCAGCCCAAGAGACCGCCCGCAAAGTTGCTGGACTTGTCTTGGCTGAACTTCTTGGCAGCGGCAGAGAAATCTTCCTTGGTCTTGATGGCCTTGTGCAGCGAATCCGCTCGGGCCAAAATATCGGCGGAGTCCTTAGCCGTCGGAATGGTGCGGAGCAAAATCTGCGCTGAACGCACACCGTCCTCTTTGCGACCAAGCACGCGGGCAATGTGCCAGCCC encodes:
- the hisC gene encoding histidinol-phosphate transaminase; translated protein: MDINELAQKHILNQPLYVTGKPIAYTAREFGLDPKDIDKLASNENPFGPSPKGMDEARKALEEINLYPDGGSYDLIGKIAEFRGVKREQIAVGNGSNELLDMIAQVFLGPGTEAVMGKHSFAVYKLATMAMNAKIIEVDMPAPAYNYDLKAMRAAVNEKTRIVFLANPNNPTGSDLTAKEIIDFADSLPETCVLVMDEAYTEFIEDTPELVPDFNSRIAEGRNIICCRTFSKIYGLAGLRVGYCITRPEIVNLINRVREPFNVNSIAQAAAIGAIDDQEYVNKVRELNKKGLDQLKAGFKELGLAYVDSHANFIAVSGFKDPMDAFKFLQAKGTIIRPQPAMGDVLRITVGTEPQNKKCLANIKAYLGK
- a CDS encoding pseudouridine synthase → MPRQYKGIPGQVNRGEKPHGVARVISKRGFCSRSVAENLVREGRVSLRGKIVLDPDTPAFENDEISVDGKLIEVAQKFYFAMNKPRGIVTTASDEKGRRTVMDLFREQYAKMFPGRPVPHISPVGRLDAASEGLLLFTNDTQWADALLAPRDPSSHLKIYRVQVASKPSAAELKQMEDGFNVPPRVFGEKEEFMHAERAVLHSEGEKNCWLEITLSEGKNREIRRMLAHLGYEVMRLMRIQFDKYTLGNLKPGEIREIN
- the ftsE gene encoding cell division ATP-binding protein FtsE, which codes for MIHFTHVTKSYEDNWKALNNVTFRINKGEFVFLTGHSGAGKSTVLKLIYMDERPDVERGGQVMVKFSGDDVYDSKNSPDSKIQGFRRKMGIIFQDFKLLPDRNVFENVALALRIVGTPSSKINAAVFDALALVGISQKRFAMPYTLSGGEQQRVAIARAMVHNPYLLLADEPTGNLDPKNAEEVFSIFKEINARGTTVVMATHNPDFYLNSPFRRLVLDHGELLNRDLI